The Clostridium septicum genome contains a region encoding:
- the eno gene encoding phosphopyruvate hydratase, which yields MKKDLKIVNVIGRQILDSRCFPTVEVEVYLEDGTVGRAAVPSGASTGIYEAVELRDGNKDLFQGKSVLNAVANVNDIIAKNLKGINVYNQPYIDKLLIDLDGTENKGKLGANAILGVSLACAKAAAESLSLPLYQYIGGANAKVLPVPMMNILNGGSHADNSVDLQEFMIMPAGAETFSLALEMCANVYHTLKKILLEKGYSTAIGDEGGFAPNLKSNEEALEVIIEAIEKAGYKAGEDMFIAIDAASSEYYKDGKYVLEHEGKSLNAEEMVSFFEEWVNKYPIISIEDGMAEEDWEGWKLLTERLGKKVQLVGDDLFVTNTERLSMGIEKGVANSILIKLNQIGTLTETLNSIEMANRAGYTAVVSHRSGETEDTTIADLVVAVNAGQIKTGAPARSERVAKYNQLLRIESELGEIAEYRKKKAFFNIR from the coding sequence ATGAAAAAAGATTTAAAAATAGTAAATGTAATTGGTAGACAAATTTTAGATTCAAGATGTTTTCCAACAGTTGAAGTTGAAGTTTATTTAGAAGATGGAACAGTTGGTAGAGCAGCGGTACCTTCAGGAGCATCAACAGGTATTTATGAAGCTGTTGAACTTAGAGATGGAAACAAAGATTTATTCCAAGGAAAAAGTGTTTTAAATGCAGTAGCTAATGTTAATGATATAATTGCTAAAAATTTAAAAGGAATTAATGTATATAATCAACCATACATAGACAAGCTACTTATTGATTTAGATGGAACTGAGAATAAAGGTAAATTAGGAGCAAATGCTATACTTGGTGTATCTTTAGCTTGTGCTAAAGCAGCAGCAGAAAGTTTGTCTTTACCACTATATCAATATATAGGTGGAGCAAATGCTAAGGTTTTACCTGTTCCTATGATGAATATTTTAAATGGAGGATCTCATGCAGATAATTCAGTTGATTTACAAGAATTTATGATTATGCCTGCTGGAGCTGAAACATTTAGTTTGGCACTTGAAATGTGTGCAAATGTTTATCATACGCTTAAGAAGATTTTACTTGAAAAGGGATATTCTACAGCAATTGGAGATGAAGGTGGATTTGCACCTAACTTAAAGTCAAACGAAGAAGCTTTAGAAGTAATAATTGAAGCTATAGAAAAGGCTGGATATAAAGCCGGAGAAGATATGTTTATAGCAATAGATGCTGCTTCATCAGAATATTATAAAGATGGAAAGTATGTATTAGAACATGAAGGTAAATCATTAAATGCAGAAGAAATGGTAAGCTTCTTTGAAGAATGGGTAAATAAATATCCAATAATTTCAATTGAAGATGGTATGGCAGAAGAAGATTGGGAAGGTTGGAAGCTGTTAACAGAAAGACTTGGTAAGAAAGTACAACTTGTAGGTGATGATTTATTCGTAACTAATACAGAAAGATTAAGTATGGGAATTGAAAAAGGAGTTGCAAACTCAATTTTAATTAAGTTAAATCAAATAGGAACACTAACAGAAACTCTTAATTCAATTGAAATGGCTAATAGAGCTGGATATACAGCAGTTGTATCACATAGATCAGGAGAAACAGAAGATACAACTATAGCGGATCTTGTTGTTGCTGTTAATGCAGGACAAATAAAGACAGGAGCACCAGCTAGATCAGAAAGAGTTGCTAAATACAACCAATTACTTAGAATCGAATCAGAATTAGGAGAAATTGCTGAGTATAGAAAGAAAAAAGCATTCTTTAATATAAGATAG
- a CDS encoding Crp/Fnr family transcriptional regulator, translated as MNLITLRETLIKDLKPFIENIITVKNKVSLLEQETERDKIIIKLNGTIKASHMLPNSKELLLGIYKSETIIFPAIFNMENNFSSLFKISTLTDCTFGLISINTLRTIINKDITILRNLCLYHDFLCQKIFLQMRDLSFYDKKLALFSILIRLCNTYGVKTNNGWKINTKLSNILLSEYIGTTPETISRLISKLKSKDLIEFKHGFLTIKDLCYLKKSLGCSKCNESLCLF; from the coding sequence ATGAATCTTATAACTTTAAGAGAAACTTTAATAAAGGATCTAAAGCCTTTTATAGAAAATATAATTACAGTAAAAAATAAAGTTTCTCTATTAGAACAAGAAACTGAAAGAGATAAAATAATAATAAAACTAAATGGAACTATAAAAGCTTCTCATATGTTACCAAATTCTAAAGAACTTTTACTTGGTATTTATAAATCTGAAACTATTATATTTCCTGCTATTTTTAATATGGAAAATAATTTTTCATCTCTTTTTAAAATAAGTACTTTAACAGATTGTACCTTTGGACTAATATCAATTAATACTTTAAGAACTATAATAAATAAAGATATTACTATATTAAGAAATCTATGTTTATATCACGATTTTCTTTGTCAAAAAATTTTTCTACAAATGAGAGATCTTAGTTTTTATGATAAAAAACTAGCTCTTTTTTCTATACTTATAAGACTATGTAATACTTATGGAGTAAAAACCAATAATGGATGGAAAATAAACACCAAACTTTCTAATATACTTTTATCTGAATATATTGGAACTACTCCTGAAACAATAAGTAGATTAATAAGTAAATTAAAATCTAAAGACTTAATAGAATTTAAACATGGTTTTTTAACTATTAAAGATTTATGTTATCTAAAAAAATCTTTAGGTTGTTCAAAATGTAATGAAAGCTTATGTCTATTTTAA
- a CDS encoding class I SAM-dependent methyltransferase, producing MEDLKKAINEIAKEEIIKIIVSNKTNKDIKYNKISFILKENSKKKKYYQIEKYTDKQVFHENIETNALEKKLMEYVSSNYKQVGAWSSETTFDLKISKKGKVHLGKKKSNNLKLVNKGHNKEKNYILKEGMIIEPLIDLGIFTKEGKVINSKYDKYKQINRFIEIVDDEIKKNDYKELNILDFGCGKSYLTFVLYYYFVQIKKIKVKMIGLDLKEDVIKKCNEIAKRYNYENLHFELGDINGFKYNNKVDMVITLHACDTATDYALYNAIKWNSKMIFSVPCCQHEFNAQMKTESLTILTKYGIIRERMAALMTDSVRANLLECLGYKTQLLEFIDIAHSPKNILIRASKTNISKEKKEKALNEVKALMKEFNFNPTLFNLLENDNLL from the coding sequence ATGGAAGATTTAAAAAAAGCTATTAATGAAATTGCAAAAGAAGAGATAATAAAAATTATAGTTAGTAATAAAACTAATAAGGATATTAAATATAATAAGATAAGCTTTATATTAAAGGAGAATTCCAAAAAGAAAAAGTATTATCAAATTGAAAAATATACTGATAAGCAAGTATTTCATGAAAATATAGAAACGAATGCTTTAGAAAAAAAGCTTATGGAATACGTATCATCTAATTATAAGCAAGTTGGAGCTTGGTCAAGTGAAACTACATTTGATTTGAAAATATCTAAAAAAGGTAAAGTGCATTTAGGTAAGAAAAAGAGCAATAATTTAAAGCTTGTAAATAAAGGACATAATAAAGAAAAAAATTATATTCTTAAAGAAGGCATGATAATAGAACCTCTTATAGATTTAGGGATTTTTACTAAAGAAGGAAAAGTTATAAATTCAAAGTATGATAAATATAAACAAATAAATAGGTTTATTGAAATTGTTGATGATGAAATTAAGAAAAATGATTATAAGGAGCTTAATATATTAGATTTTGGATGTGGAAAATCTTATTTAACATTTGTGCTATATTATTACTTTGTACAAATAAAGAAAATTAAAGTTAAGATGATTGGTCTAGATCTTAAAGAAGATGTAATTAAGAAATGTAATGAAATAGCTAAGAGATATAACTATGAAAATTTACACTTTGAATTAGGTGACATAAATGGATTTAAGTATAATAATAAAGTAGATATGGTAATTACTTTACATGCTTGCGATACAGCTACCGATTATGCTTTATATAATGCAATAAAATGGAATAGTAAAATGATTTTTTCAGTACCTTGTTGTCAACATGAATTTAATGCTCAAATGAAAACAGAATCATTAACTATTTTAACTAAATATGGAATAATTCGAGAGAGAATGGCAGCTCTTATGACTGATTCAGTAAGGGCTAATCTTTTAGAGTGTTTAGGGTATAAAACTCAGCTTTTAGAGTTTATAGATATAGCTCATTCACCTAAAAATATTTTAATAAGAGCATCAAAAACTAATATATCCAAGGAAAAGAAAGAAAAGGCTTTAAATGAGGTTAAAGCTTTAATGAAGGAATTTAATTTTAATCCAACTTTATTTAATTTATTAGAAAATGATAATTTACTTTAA
- a CDS encoding S8 family peptidase, whose translation MIENFSNAPPSIFGDQNYIHYIVEYQGNIVEDSKNSSTMYITVINNKYAVISMPLKSPTDRFTLKNNPFPSIVYISRYYGYTLQSLSPIIAANINLTQIESPFFLTGKGVIVGMIDTGIDYLNKEFMNDDGTTRILNIWDQTIKLPNVNGNIPFGSIYTNTDINNAIKAYNEGNDPYRIVPSKDELGHGTAMAGIIGAKGLNPEVKGAAPDCEYVVVKLIEALSVEKYLTPTVPIYGRTSIMFALNYLYQYAITVNKPMVIFLPLGTTFGNHKGDGLLEDFINDISNNKGLAVVTGSGNEADTSGHASGRIEKKGDFKDIPLYISDKQNFLRIEIWVDKPNIMSLEIISSSGENSGIIPAFLNQQQTNQFIFEKTIVTVTYYLPDELSGDELIVIDMSYLRPGTWKLRLFGDYVLDGTYNSWLLPKGLTLGDTRFISPDPYGTFTGPGSSEFIITVANYNQNNYNLVNSSGMAFLNNVKNGIDIAAGGVNVKTIAPNNKTAVISGTSVSAAVVAGASALMFQWGITDGNDPDMYAQKLRTYLSRGTSKRMNDVYPNAEWGYGVLDMIGVFKYLQ comes from the coding sequence ATGATTGAAAATTTCTCTAATGCTCCACCATCAATATTCGGTGATCAAAATTATATACATTATATAGTTGAATATCAAGGTAACATAGTAGAAGACTCTAAAAACTCATCCACTATGTATATAACGGTGATAAATAATAAATATGCAGTTATATCAATGCCTCTAAAAAGTCCTACTGATAGATTTACCCTTAAAAATAATCCTTTTCCTTCTATCGTTTATATAAGTAGGTATTATGGATATACATTACAAAGCCTAAGTCCAATAATTGCTGCAAATATTAATCTTACACAAATAGAATCACCCTTTTTTCTAACTGGAAAAGGAGTTATTGTTGGAATGATTGATACTGGAATAGATTATTTAAATAAAGAATTTATGAATGATGATGGAACTACTAGAATTCTAAATATATGGGATCAAACTATTAAATTACCAAATGTAAATGGAAATATTCCATTTGGTTCAATATATACTAATACTGATATAAACAATGCAATAAAAGCTTATAATGAAGGTAATGATCCTTACCGTATTGTACCTTCTAAGGATGAACTTGGACATGGAACAGCTATGGCTGGAATTATTGGAGCTAAAGGACTAAATCCTGAAGTTAAAGGAGCTGCTCCAGATTGTGAATATGTAGTAGTGAAACTTATTGAAGCTCTTTCAGTTGAAAAATATCTTACTCCAACAGTTCCTATATATGGTAGAACTTCTATTATGTTTGCTTTAAATTATCTATATCAATATGCAATAACTGTTAATAAACCTATGGTGATTTTTCTTCCTCTTGGAACTACTTTTGGCAACCATAAAGGTGATGGATTATTAGAAGATTTTATAAACGACATATCTAATAATAAAGGATTAGCCGTTGTAACAGGATCCGGTAATGAGGCTGATACTTCCGGACATGCATCTGGTAGAATTGAAAAAAAAGGTGATTTTAAAGATATACCATTATATATATCTGATAAACAAAACTTTCTTAGAATAGAAATATGGGTAGATAAACCTAATATCATGTCACTAGAAATAATATCTTCATCTGGTGAGAATTCTGGTATAATTCCAGCATTTTTAAATCAACAGCAAACTAATCAATTTATATTTGAAAAAACTATTGTTACAGTAACTTATTATTTACCTGATGAATTATCTGGTGATGAGCTTATAGTTATAGATATGAGTTATTTAAGACCAGGAACTTGGAAACTACGTTTATTCGGAGATTATGTCCTAGATGGCACTTATAATTCCTGGTTACTTCCAAAAGGACTTACTTTAGGAGATACTAGATTTATCTCTCCAGACCCTTATGGAACTTTCACTGGACCTGGTTCCTCTGAATTTATAATAACTGTAGCTAATTATAATCAAAATAATTACAATCTAGTAAATAGTTCTGGTATGGCATTTTTAAATAATGTTAAAAATGGAATTGATATAGCAGCTGGTGGAGTAAATGTTAAAACTATTGCTCCTAATAACAAAACAGCTGTAATTAGTGGTACAAGTGTATCTGCTGCCGTTGTAGCTGGAGCAAGTGCCCTTATGTTCCAATGGGGCATAACAGATGGAAATGATCCTGATATGTATGCTCAAAAACTTAGAACTTACTTATCAAGAGGTACCTCTAAGAGAATGAATGATGTTTATCCTAATGCTGAATGGGGATATGGTGTTCTAGATATGATAGGAGTTTTTAAATACTTGCAATAA
- a CDS encoding 5'-methylthioadenosine/adenosylhomocysteine nucleosidase, which produces MKKKLLSIFTVVILVMSALAGCTSMNKASNDRVLGIIGAMEEEVEILKAKMEIKETIDVAGMKFYKGKLDGKNIVLVRSGVGKVNMATCTEILVDKFNVTALVNSGVAGTMNPELKQGDIVISKDAVQHDFDTTVFGDPLGQISRLDITFFEADKNMIEVSKEAANHVSGITIKEGRVASGDQFVAGGEVAKRIKENFGEVEAVEMEGASMAQVAYLNKIPFVILRSISDKANGEADLSYEEFLPIAAKNASNLLEEFVKLY; this is translated from the coding sequence ATGAAGAAGAAATTATTATCAATATTCACAGTAGTGATTTTAGTAATGTCAGCTTTAGCTGGATGTACTTCAATGAATAAGGCATCTAATGATAGGGTGTTAGGTATAATTGGTGCTATGGAAGAAGAAGTTGAAATACTTAAAGCAAAAATGGAAATAAAGGAAACTATAGATGTTGCAGGAATGAAATTTTATAAAGGGAAACTTGATGGAAAAAATATAGTTTTAGTTCGTTCAGGGGTAGGTAAGGTAAATATGGCTACTTGCACTGAAATATTAGTAGATAAATTTAATGTAACTGCTCTTGTAAATTCAGGAGTTGCAGGAACAATGAATCCAGAATTAAAACAAGGAGATATAGTTATTTCAAAAGATGCTGTTCAACATGATTTCGATACAACAGTATTTGGTGATCCACTTGGACAAATATCAAGATTAGATATCACATTCTTTGAAGCAGATAAGAATATGATAGAAGTATCTAAAGAAGCAGCAAATCACGTTTCAGGAATAACAATAAAAGAAGGGCGTGTTGCTTCAGGAGACCAATTTGTAGCTGGTGGAGAAGTGGCTAAAAGAATTAAGGAAAACTTTGGAGAAGTGGAAGCAGTTGAAATGGAAGGCGCTTCAATGGCTCAAGTTGCTTACTTAAATAAAATACCTTTTGTAATTCTTCGTTCAATATCAGATAAGGCAAATGGAGAAGCAGATTTATCATATGAAGAATTTTTACCAATAGCTGCAAAGAATGCAAGCAATTTACTTGAAGAGTTTGTAAAACTTTATTAA
- a CDS encoding DEAD/DEAH box helicase produces MRKALEDLIKTINVQDLSIDIKEIIEEKYLVKNKLIVNSKKGNLLKELKLSLQECRSFYFSVAFINFSGLQLLLDSFKELEERGVKGSIITSTYLNFTEPKALERLKGFSNIDLKVFIADNEKGFHTKAYIFENEESYKVIIGSSNITQSALKSNVEWNVMVISKKETEFVQEVLEEFNYLWSETGFIDNEFLNKYKNFINIIKKGKDKNLIYFNDYKIIKPNLMQEKALENLNRLRVSKENKALVIAATGTGKTYMSAFDVINFEPEKLLFIVHREDILRSAEKTYRSLCKNKNIKIGFYTGNIKDESVDYLFATSQTMEKHLKSFKRDEFQYIVIDEAHHSTSPTYEKILSYFVPKFLLGTTATPERCDDGNIFEIFDNNVALEVRLHEALENDLIVPFHYFGITDIESANLDTINIDNIQEVSKRLMINKRVDFIIEKMNFYGFDGEYQKTIGFCISKEHANYMADEFNKYGIKSVSLTGDDSINKRQEAIKKLQDDDNPLKVIFTVDIFNEGVDIPAVNQILMLRPTNSPVVFIQQLGRGLRKYKDKNFLTVLDFIGNHNKAFLIALALKGGRYYDKDSLKVAVSTEFMDIPGCTNIQMDRISKERILDQLNTENFNSLKYLKDEYNEFKSLLGGKVPYKLMEYIKYDGAPDPIKFINYQKTYQSFLSKVEKNINVEEFLIDKEFFSILKELSNKLPIKRPYEFAIIKYLINHDNLTVDTAITEIARYLDSVNENTIIHSFKTLNQDFYDSAQKNNNIKLFNYQDNKLIKLLPFEKILKNKDYKYIIEDLINYGLIRYEKQFGSKNYGEPFLKLYEQYQMVDIALLSNYEKTHSSFRGSGLITNGSEYFLFVDLHKGDTVKESINYKDEFINSKNFQWQTPNSTSTTSERGKNIIFNKERKINLHLFIRKYKEIDRSIQPYIYIGKGNTLSYQGEKPITINLELENKVPGNLYIEFTKKV; encoded by the coding sequence ATGAGAAAAGCTTTAGAAGATTTAATTAAAACAATAAATGTACAGGATTTAAGTATAGATATAAAGGAAATAATTGAAGAGAAGTATCTTGTTAAAAATAAGCTTATAGTAAATTCGAAAAAGGGAAATCTTTTAAAAGAATTAAAGTTAAGCTTGCAGGAGTGTAGAAGTTTTTATTTTAGTGTAGCTTTTATTAATTTTAGTGGTTTACAACTTCTTTTGGATTCTTTTAAAGAGTTAGAAGAGAGAGGAGTAAAGGGAAGTATAATTACATCCACATATTTGAACTTTACGGAGCCAAAGGCATTAGAACGGTTAAAGGGATTTAGTAATATAGATTTAAAGGTATTTATAGCAGATAATGAAAAGGGGTTTCATACTAAGGCATATATTTTTGAAAATGAAGAAAGCTATAAAGTTATTATAGGATCATCTAATATTACTCAAAGCGCATTAAAAAGCAATGTAGAATGGAATGTTATGGTGATTTCTAAAAAAGAAACTGAATTTGTTCAGGAAGTTTTAGAAGAGTTTAATTATTTGTGGAGTGAAACTGGATTTATAGATAATGAGTTCTTAAATAAATATAAGAACTTTATAAATATAATAAAAAAAGGAAAAGATAAGAACTTAATTTATTTTAATGATTATAAAATAATTAAACCTAATTTAATGCAAGAGAAAGCATTAGAAAATTTAAATAGACTAAGAGTATCAAAAGAGAATAAAGCGTTAGTTATTGCAGCAACAGGTACTGGAAAAACATATATGTCTGCATTTGATGTAATAAACTTTGAGCCTGAAAAATTACTATTTATAGTACACAGAGAAGATATTTTGCGTAGTGCAGAAAAAACATACAGAAGTTTATGTAAAAATAAAAATATAAAAATAGGTTTTTATACAGGAAATATTAAAGATGAATCTGTTGATTATCTTTTTGCTACATCACAAACTATGGAGAAGCATTTAAAAAGTTTTAAAAGAGATGAATTTCAATATATAGTTATAGATGAGGCTCATCATAGCACAAGTCCAACGTATGAAAAAATTTTAAGTTATTTTGTTCCAAAATTTTTATTAGGGACAACGGCTACTCCAGAGAGATGTGATGATGGAAATATTTTTGAGATATTTGATAATAATGTTGCTTTAGAAGTAAGGTTACATGAGGCATTAGAGAATGATTTAATAGTACCATTTCATTATTTTGGAATAACGGATATTGAAAGTGCTAATTTAGATACAATAAATATAGATAATATTCAAGAAGTATCTAAAAGATTGATGATAAATAAAAGAGTAGACTTTATAATAGAAAAAATGAACTTCTATGGTTTTGACGGTGAATATCAAAAGACAATAGGATTTTGTATAAGCAAAGAGCATGCAAATTATATGGCAGATGAATTTAATAAATACGGTATAAAAAGTGTTTCATTAACAGGAGATGATTCAATTAATAAAAGGCAAGAGGCTATAAAAAAGCTTCAAGATGATGATAATCCATTAAAAGTTATATTTACAGTGGATATTTTTAATGAGGGTGTTGATATACCGGCTGTTAATCAAATATTAATGTTAAGGCCAACTAATTCACCAGTTGTATTTATTCAGCAATTAGGAAGGGGATTAAGAAAATATAAGGATAAAAATTTCTTAACTGTTCTTGATTTTATTGGTAACCATAATAAGGCATTTTTAATTGCGTTAGCTCTAAAGGGAGGTAGATACTATGATAAGGATAGTTTAAAGGTAGCTGTTTCAACTGAGTTTATGGATATACCTGGCTGTACCAATATACAAATGGATAGAATTTCAAAAGAAAGAATATTAGATCAATTAAATACTGAAAATTTTAATAGTTTAAAATACCTTAAAGATGAATATAATGAATTTAAATCACTTTTAGGAGGAAAGGTTCCTTATAAATTAATGGAGTATATAAAATATGATGGGGCACCAGATCCAATTAAATTTATAAATTATCAAAAAACATATCAAAGTTTTTTATCAAAGGTTGAAAAAAATATAAATGTAGAGGAGTTTTTAATAGATAAAGAATTTTTTAGTATTCTTAAAGAACTATCTAATAAGTTGCCTATAAAAAGACCATATGAATTTGCAATAATAAAATATCTAATTAATCATGATAATCTAACAGTAGATACAGCTATAACAGAAATAGCTAGATATTTAGATTCAGTAAATGAGAATACAATTATACATAGTTTTAAAACTCTAAATCAAGATTTTTATGATTCAGCACAAAAAAATAATAATATTAAGTTATTTAATTACCAGGATAATAAGTTAATTAAACTACTGCCATTTGAAAAAATATTAAAAAATAAAGATTATAAATATATAATTGAAGATTTAATAAATTATGGACTTATTAGATATGAAAAACAATTTGGAAGTAAAAATTATGGAGAACCTTTTTTAAAATTATATGAGCAATATCAAATGGTAGATATAGCATTATTATCAAATTATGAAAAAACACATAGTTCATTTAGAGGGTCAGGACTTATAACTAATGGATCAGAATATTTTTTGTTTGTTGATTTACATAAAGGAGATACTGTTAAAGAAAGTATAAACTATAAAGATGAATTTATAAATAGTAAGAATTTTCAATGGCAAACTCCTAATAGTACTTCTACAACTTCAGAAAGAGGTAAAAATATAATTTTTAATAAAGAGAGAAAAATTAATTTGCATTTATTTATTAGAAAATATAAAGAAATAGATAGATCAATACAGCCTTATATTTATATTGGTAAAGGAAATACTTTAAGTTATCAGGGAGAAAAACCAATTACAATTAATTTAGAATTAGAAAATAAAGTGCCAGGAAATTTATATATTGAGTTTACAAAGAAGGTTTAA
- a CDS encoding S8 family peptidase produces the protein MTELKQCSFYSNPDYYEYLIEYRGDFLGQISKVSYACGDILTERFAIVSVESGQLNQLLKDVPSILFVNFRNIFVLESTPSEATSNIEPIKLNPYLNLSGSGVLVGIVDTGIDYLNKEFTREDGTTRIESIWDQTIINNIPNQSVFIGTTYSEDEINKALNAARSGKDPYLIVPSKDTNGHGTQMAGVIGARGYNKEIRGIAHDCNFVIVKLEESATYKQELLMNGITNVPVYNTAEIVAGLEYLRKYAINVNKPMIILLGLGSSDYSHDGTGLVARYINELASYRGLVVVTSTGNEGAADLHASGHISNVGEIKTTELRIVKSLQNFSFKIWIRKPNKFSLNVISPSGQNSRFITSKINQIEQINFIYENTKLDISFYVPDNTTGLQVIILSFIDIKPGIWKFQLKGEYVTDGRFDMWLSPKITLPAGTKFLTPDPYVTLTVPSASKKVISVGYYNQLTDSIVSESGKGYPLNNFIKPDIVAPGVDILTTNTDNTLTTVTGTSVAASIVAGACALLVQWGIVNGNDSTMYSPKIISYLITGASRNSTDEYPNPDWGYGKLDISGIFNTLSGTRNLLNYDYYEYYINNLFIRIPKEMEDSLYD, from the coding sequence ATGACTGAATTAAAACAATGTAGTTTTTATTCTAATCCTGACTATTACGAATATTTAATAGAATATAGAGGAGATTTTTTAGGGCAAATTTCCAAAGTATCTTATGCATGTGGTGATATATTAACAGAGCGATTTGCTATAGTTTCTGTAGAATCTGGACAGCTTAATCAACTTTTAAAAGACGTTCCTTCTATACTATTTGTTAATTTTCGAAATATTTTTGTCTTGGAATCAACTCCTTCCGAAGCTACTAGTAATATTGAACCTATAAAATTAAATCCTTATTTAAATTTATCAGGCTCTGGTGTTTTAGTTGGAATTGTCGATACTGGTATAGATTATCTAAACAAAGAGTTTACTCGTGAAGATGGAACTACTCGAATTGAATCTATTTGGGATCAGACTATAATTAATAATATTCCAAACCAATCCGTCTTCATCGGAACTACTTATTCTGAAGATGAAATAAATAAAGCATTAAATGCTGCTAGATCAGGTAAGGACCCTTATTTAATTGTTCCTTCAAAAGATACTAATGGACATGGAACTCAAATGGCTGGAGTAATAGGTGCTAGGGGATATAATAAAGAAATTAGAGGAATTGCCCATGATTGTAACTTTGTAATAGTTAAACTTGAAGAATCTGCTACCTATAAACAAGAACTTTTAATGAATGGTATTACTAATGTTCCCGTCTATAATACTGCAGAAATAGTTGCAGGGTTAGAGTATTTACGTAAATATGCTATAAATGTTAACAAACCTATGATAATTCTTCTTGGACTCGGTTCTTCTGACTATAGCCATGATGGTACTGGTTTGGTTGCTAGATATATAAATGAACTTGCATCATATAGAGGACTAGTAGTAGTTACATCTACTGGTAATGAAGGTGCTGCTGATCTTCATGCTTCTGGGCATATATCTAACGTAGGAGAAATAAAAACTACAGAACTTAGAATTGTTAAAAGTCTTCAAAATTTTTCTTTTAAAATATGGATAAGAAAACCTAATAAATTTTCTTTAAATGTTATTTCCCCCTCTGGTCAGAATTCTAGATTTATAACATCTAAAATAAATCAGATTGAACAAATTAATTTTATTTATGAAAATACCAAACTGGATATTTCATTTTATGTTCCTGATAATACAACTGGATTACAAGTTATTATACTATCTTTTATTGATATAAAACCTGGCATCTGGAAATTTCAACTTAAAGGTGAATATGTTACAGATGGTAGATTTGATATGTGGTTATCTCCCAAAATCACCCTACCAGCTGGTACAAAATTCTTAACTCCAGATCCATATGTTACCTTAACAGTGCCATCTGCTTCAAAAAAAGTCATTTCTGTAGGATATTATAATCAGTTAACAGATTCCATAGTTTCTGAATCGGGTAAAGGTTATCCATTAAATAATTTTATAAAACCTGATATTGTAGCTCCTGGAGTTGATATTCTTACTACTAATACAGATAATACATTAACGACAGTTACTGGTACCTCCGTTGCTGCTTCAATAGTAGCTGGAGCTTGTGCACTTTTAGTTCAATGGGGAATTGTAAATGGAAATGATTCCACAATGTATTCTCCTAAAATAATAAGTTATTTAATAACCGGTGCTTCTAGAAATTCAACTGATGAATATCCTAATCCTGATTGGGGATATGGGAAGTTAGATATTTCTGGAATATTTAATACATTATCCGGTACTAGAAATTTACTTAATTATGATTATTATGAATATTATATTAATAACTTATTTATAAGGATTCCTAAAGAAATGGAGGATAGTTTATATGATTGA